Proteins encoded together in one Anoxybacillus flavithermus window:
- a CDS encoding alanine/glycine:cation symporter family protein yields MIEKLVETVNGWLWSPFLIAFIVCCGLYFSIRTRFLQIRHVKEMIRLVTMGKSSEAGVSSFQALTMSLSGRIGVGNVAGTATGIAYGGPGAVFWMWVITFIGAATAYVESTLAQIYKEEQDGQYRGGPAFYIEKGLGWKWFAVVIAAAIILSMAVLMPGIQANSIADSFSNAFGIPKLVTGIFVIAVLGFTIFGGVKRIAKTAEIVVPFMAVSYLLVAIAIIAANIEKVPDVFGLIFKSAFGADQVFGGILGSAVMWGVKRGLYANEAGQGTGAHPAAAAEVSHPAKQGLVQAFSIYLDVFLIVTATALMILFTGQYNVINEKTGETIVENLKGVEPGAGYTQAAVDTLFPGFGSAFIAIALFFFAFTTIYAYYYIAETNLAYLVRSEKRGTAFFALKLVFLAATFYGTVKTATTAWAMGDIGLGIMVWLNLIAILLLFKPAYMALKDYEEQLKQGKDPEFNASKYGIKNAEFWENGYKRWEEKKEKAL; encoded by the coding sequence GCATTCGCACCCGTTTCCTGCAAATCCGCCATGTGAAAGAGATGATCCGGCTTGTGACGATGGGGAAAAGCTCTGAGGCCGGGGTGTCTTCTTTCCAGGCGTTGACGATGTCGTTGTCCGGCCGCATTGGCGTCGGGAACGTGGCCGGGACGGCGACGGGGATTGCTTATGGAGGGCCGGGCGCGGTCTTTTGGATGTGGGTGATCACCTTTATCGGAGCGGCGACCGCGTATGTCGAGTCGACGCTAGCGCAAATTTATAAAGAGGAACAAGACGGACAATACCGCGGCGGTCCGGCGTTCTACATTGAAAAAGGCCTTGGCTGGAAATGGTTTGCGGTGGTGATCGCCGCGGCGATTATTCTCTCGATGGCGGTGCTGATGCCGGGAATTCAAGCAAACTCGATTGCCGACAGCTTTTCGAATGCGTTTGGCATTCCGAAATTGGTGACGGGAATTTTCGTGATTGCCGTTCTTGGCTTTACGATTTTTGGCGGAGTGAAGCGGATCGCGAAAACGGCGGAAATTGTCGTGCCGTTTATGGCAGTTAGCTATTTGTTGGTCGCGATTGCCATTATTGCGGCCAATATTGAAAAAGTCCCGGATGTGTTTGGTTTGATTTTCAAAAGCGCGTTTGGCGCTGATCAAGTGTTTGGCGGCATTCTTGGTTCGGCGGTGATGTGGGGGGTCAAACGCGGCCTTTATGCGAATGAAGCGGGGCAAGGGACGGGCGCCCACCCGGCAGCGGCGGCGGAAGTGTCCCACCCGGCGAAGCAGGGGCTTGTGCAGGCATTTTCGATCTATTTGGACGTGTTCTTGATCGTGACGGCGACGGCGCTGATGATTTTGTTTACAGGTCAATACAATGTGATCAATGAAAAAACGGGAGAGACGATTGTCGAGAATTTGAAAGGGGTGGAACCAGGCGCAGGGTATACGCAGGCGGCGGTGGACACGCTCTTCCCGGGATTCGGGTCGGCCTTTATTGCGATCGCTCTGTTCTTCTTCGCGTTTACGACGATATACGCGTATTACTATATTGCCGAGACGAACCTCGCCTATTTGGTGCGCAGTGAAAAGAGGGGAACGGCCTTCTTTGCCTTGAAGCTCGTCTTTTTGGCGGCCACGTTCTATGGAACGGTCAAAACGGCGACGACGGCGTGGGCGATGGGCGACATCGGGCTTGGTATCATGGTGTGGCTCAACTTGATTGCGATCTTGTTGTTGTTTAAACCGGCCTATATGGCCTTGAAAGATTACGAAGAACAGCTGAAGCAAGGGAAAGATCCGGAGTTCAACGCGTCGAAATACGGAATCAAGAACGCGGAATTCTGGGAAAATGGATATAAGAGATGGGAAGAAAAGAAAGAGAAGGCATTGTAA